One genomic window of uncultured delta proteobacterium includes the following:
- the gatC gene encoding Aspartyl/glutamyl-tRNA(Asn/Gln) amidotransferase subunit C has translation MQSQEKVVRVAKLARLDLTEGLTPAEAEKKLTLFAKQFDDIVALMDTLSEVDTADVEPLYWPLSAEPAPPREDVAIKTNTREELLRNAPEQDGQFFVVPRIV, from the coding sequence ATGCAAAGTCAGGAAAAAGTGGTGCGCGTCGCCAAACTGGCCCGTCTGGATTTGACCGAAGGGTTGACCCCGGCGGAAGCCGAGAAAAAACTCACCCTGTTCGCGAAACAGTTCGACGACATCGTGGCGCTGATGGACACCTTGAGCGAGGTGGATACCGCCGATGTGGAGCCGCTGTACTGGCCCCTCAGCGCGGAACCGGCGCCGCCGAGGGAAGACGTGGCCATAAAGACCAATACCCGTGAAGAACTGCTGCGGAACGCGCCGGAACAGGACGGGCAGTTTTTTGTCGTGCCCAGAATTGTGTAA
- the gatA gene encoding Glutamyl-tRNA(Gln) amidotransferase subunit A → MSSLYTLSLHAVRGALAKGEVTATEAATACFDRIRATDGVLGAILPWITEESVLEQTKALDAAGPDPAKPLWGVPVALKDNICLKGFVTAAGSRILENFVPFYDAFVVAKLKEAGAVIIAKTNLDEFAMGSTTETSAFKVTVNPWDVTRIPGGSSGGSAASVAAHQVYGALASDTGGSIRQPAGLCGCVGVKPTYGRISRYGVVGYGSSLDQVGALARNVADAALLLQVIAGHDPREATSAQLPVEDYLAAVRCKDNLKGLRIGVPAEFWDGNAPEVDGACRAALAQAEKLGATLVEVSLPNTRYGVAAYYILSPAEASTNLARFDGVRYGLRDKEATELLDMYVGSRSKGFGEEVQRRILLGTFVLSAGYYDAYYKKAAQVRRLILQDYQKAFAQCDLLAAPAAPTTAWAMGENKDDPVAAYRRDALTLSLNLAGLPGMTVPAGLGEDSDLPVGLQLFAPAFKEAMLLGAGAALFEELPPLGMPRGIL, encoded by the coding sequence ATGTCTTCTTTATATACGTTGTCCCTGCACGCCGTCCGTGGCGCCCTGGCAAAGGGCGAGGTCACGGCGACCGAGGCAGCAACCGCCTGCTTTGACCGCATCCGCGCAACCGACGGCGTTCTCGGCGCCATCCTGCCCTGGATCACGGAAGAGTCCGTCCTGGAGCAGACAAAAGCCCTGGACGCCGCCGGTCCGGACCCCGCAAAGCCGCTCTGGGGTGTGCCCGTGGCCCTGAAGGACAATATCTGCCTCAAGGGTTTTGTCACGGCGGCGGGGTCCCGCATCCTGGAAAACTTCGTGCCCTTTTACGACGCCTTCGTCGTTGCAAAACTGAAAGAGGCGGGGGCGGTCATCATTGCCAAGACCAACCTGGACGAATTCGCCATGGGGTCCACCACGGAAACCTCCGCCTTCAAGGTCACGGTCAACCCCTGGGACGTGACCCGCATACCCGGCGGCTCCAGCGGCGGCTCCGCCGCTTCCGTCGCGGCGCACCAGGTATACGGCGCGCTCGCCTCCGACACGGGCGGCTCCATCCGCCAGCCCGCGGGCCTCTGCGGCTGCGTGGGGGTTAAGCCCACCTACGGCAGAATTTCGCGGTACGGCGTGGTCGGCTACGGCTCGTCACTGGACCAGGTGGGCGCGCTGGCAAGGAACGTCGCGGACGCGGCCCTGCTTCTCCAGGTCATCGCCGGGCATGACCCGCGCGAGGCCACCAGCGCGCAATTGCCGGTGGAGGATTATCTCGCCGCCGTGCGGTGCAAAGACAACCTCAAGGGCCTGCGGATCGGCGTGCCCGCCGAGTTCTGGGACGGCAACGCGCCGGAAGTGGACGGTGCCTGCCGCGCGGCCCTTGCCCAGGCCGAAAAACTCGGCGCGACCCTGGTGGAGGTCTCCCTCCCCAATACCCGCTACGGGGTCGCGGCCTACTACATCCTGAGCCCGGCCGAGGCCAGCACCAACCTGGCCCGGTTTGACGGCGTGCGCTACGGCCTGCGCGACAAGGAAGCCACCGAACTGCTCGACATGTACGTCGGCTCGCGTTCCAAGGGCTTCGGCGAGGAAGTGCAGCGGCGCATCCTGCTTGGCACCTTTGTGCTCTCCGCCGGGTATTACGACGCATATTACAAGAAAGCCGCGCAAGTGCGGCGTCTGATCCTGCAAGACTACCAGAAGGCTTTCGCGCAATGCGATCTTCTGGCCGCGCCCGCCGCGCCCACCACGGCCTGGGCCATGGGGGAGAACAAGGACGACCCCGTGGCCGCCTACCGCCGGGACGCGCTGACCCTGTCGCTCAACCTGGCCGGCCTGCCGGGCATGACCGTGCCCGCCGGGCTCGGCGAGGATTCCGACCTGCCGGTCGGCCTCCAGCTGTTCGCCCCGGCCTTCAAGGAAGCGATGCTGCTGGGAGCGGGAGCCGCCCTGTTTGAGGAACTGCCGCCGCTCGGCATGCCCCGGGGAATTCTGTAG
- the bfr gene encoding Bacterioferritin — MAVRKDQSAKKQKVVDVLNRARSMELFAIAQYMQQHYRLDDDDYAVLAANMRKIAIDEMKHAEEFAERIKDLGAIPTQDHSAKAILDQDVYKIYPYDSDVELDTLDKYNDFAAVCRENGDIVSMRLFERIIEDEQRHQTYFDDTATHIKTMDKSFLAKVAGTDVGGEND, encoded by the coding sequence ATGGCTGTGAGAAAAGACCAGTCCGCCAAAAAGCAAAAAGTCGTGGACGTATTGAACAGGGCCCGGAGCATGGAACTTTTTGCCATTGCTCAGTATATGCAACAGCATTACAGGCTGGATGACGACGATTACGCCGTCCTGGCCGCGAACATGCGGAAGATCGCGATTGACGAAATGAAGCACGCCGAGGAATTCGCCGAGCGCATCAAGGATCTTGGCGCCATCCCGACCCAGGACCACTCCGCCAAAGCCATCCTGGACCAGGATGTGTACAAGATTTACCCCTACGACAGCGACGTGGAACTCGACACGCTGGACAAATACAACGATTTCGCGGCGGTCTGCCGGGAAAACGGCGATATCGTCAGCATGCGGCTCTTCGAGCGCATCATTGAGGACGAGCAGCGCCATCAGACCTATTTCGACGACACCGCCACCCATATCAAGACCATGGACAAGAGCTTCCTGGCGAAAGTCGCCGGGACGGACGTGGGCGGGGAAAACGACTGA
- a CDS encoding Purine nucleoside phosphorylase, which translates to MAARPVCAASPAIDARAAKAVAVEADRPDLEFSFHRLGPGGGATLLVVGGIQGDEPGGFSAASLLVTNYTITSGQVWVVPNLNFPSIVNRSRGAFGDMNRKFAHVSPEDPDYPAVMTIQEIIRAPEVDLILNLHDGSGFYRPQYESPMHNPKRWGQCVIIDQDCLDAAHRFSRLSDMALTAVKDANKGLLKDEHQYHLRNTETRKGDKEMEKTLSYYAVRHNKPAFGLEASKNFTTEFRAYYHLQVLESFMRQMGITFERKFSLSPDGVKDAINSDVGIALYDNRLVLALDNVRPSLTFVPMKKGAPVELKGTKPLLAMLQEKKNASWRVAYGNRTLTRLSPQYMDFDESLSSVDTVQDGKTASVPLGQLVTVTDSFLVKSVKGFRVNAIGAMKDKADGSECNVTLRKKDFLPRYSVDKDATTYRVEIYKGKAFAGMILVRFGKTAPASRDTMTATKGPESDFGF; encoded by the coding sequence ATGGCGGCGCGGCCCGTTTGCGCCGCTTCCCCGGCCATTGACGCGCGCGCGGCGAAAGCCGTGGCCGTTGAAGCGGACAGGCCGGACCTGGAGTTTTCCTTCCACCGCCTGGGGCCCGGCGGCGGCGCGACGCTGCTGGTTGTCGGCGGCATCCAGGGGGATGAGCCGGGCGGATTTTCCGCCGCGTCTCTGCTGGTGACGAACTATACCATCACCTCCGGCCAGGTCTGGGTGGTGCCCAACCTCAATTTCCCCAGCATCGTCAACCGCAGCCGGGGCGCGTTCGGGGACATGAACCGCAAGTTCGCCCACGTGAGCCCCGAGGACCCGGATTACCCCGCGGTCATGACGATCCAGGAAATCATCCGCGCGCCCGAAGTGGACCTTATCCTGAACCTGCACGACGGTTCCGGGTTTTACAGGCCCCAGTACGAAAGCCCCATGCACAACCCCAAGCGCTGGGGCCAGTGCGTGATTATCGACCAGGACTGCCTTGACGCGGCCCACCGTTTCTCCAGGCTTTCCGACATGGCCCTGACCGCCGTGAAAGATGCCAACAAGGGCCTGTTGAAGGACGAGCACCAGTACCACCTGCGCAACACGGAAACGCGCAAGGGCGACAAGGAGATGGAAAAGACCCTCAGCTATTACGCCGTGCGCCACAACAAACCCGCCTTCGGCCTTGAGGCGAGCAAGAATTTCACCACGGAATTCCGCGCCTACTACCATCTCCAGGTGCTGGAATCCTTCATGCGCCAGATGGGCATCACCTTCGAGCGTAAATTCTCCCTCTCGCCCGACGGCGTCAAGGACGCCATCAACAGCGACGTGGGCATCGCCCTGTACGACAACCGCCTGGTCCTGGCGCTGGACAACGTCCGCCCCAGCCTGACGTTCGTTCCCATGAAAAAGGGCGCTCCCGTGGAACTCAAGGGAACAAAACCCCTTTTGGCTATGCTGCAGGAGAAAAAGAACGCCTCCTGGCGGGTGGCCTACGGCAACCGCACCCTGACCCGGCTTTCTCCCCAGTACATGGATTTTGACGAAAGCCTGTCTTCCGTGGACACCGTGCAGGACGGCAAAACAGCCTCCGTTCCTCTGGGGCAGCTCGTGACCGTGACGGACTCCTTTCTCGTCAAAAGCGTGAAGGGGTTCCGCGTCAATGCCATCGGCGCGATGAAGGATAAGGCGGACGGGAGCGAATGCAACGTCACTTTGCGCAAAAAGGATTTCCTTCCCCGGTATTCCGTGGACAAGGATGCCACTACCTACCGGGTGGAAATCTACAAGGGCAAGGCCTTTGCCGGGATGATCCTGGTACGGTTCGGCAAAACCGCGCCCGCATCCCGCGATACCATGACCGCGACCAAGGGGCCGGAATCGGACTTCGGCTTCTAG
- the dnaX gene encoding DNA polymerase III, subunits gamma and tau, whose translation MNHANLTARYRPQKFSELAGQETVRAILSRAAAENSVAPAYLFSGTRGVGKTTVARVFAKALNCAHAPAAEPCNECENCRQITLGTAVDVVEIDGASNRGIDDVRKLKEVVGYAPMQGRYKIFIIDEAHMLSRDAFNALLKTLEEPPANVTFILATTEPHKFPATIISRCQHYVFKRLPENGLEEHLSSVLTKEGVPFEEGAVRLLARRAAGSVRDAMSLLGQVLALGGETLTEKDTRMVLGLAGQELFFTLFRTLRGGNSAELTAMVGEMLDSGLDLGFFLREMALCWRNMFILRQSGDAAAAILDIPAKEADRWKEEAASFDLAHIHAAWQMTIDGQRRVLTSLEPALALELLLCNIAMLPRLLPLEGVARMGRSGQLPDSGAGPGAASGPSTGQGAGQGAGQGTGRGTPPPPSGIGAAQAQTDAPQRMEASKAQAAREEASGPFDAGPGFQAEPNFQAEPNFEDEAYLAGMAEDLPPDQDGAEPDFAEFAGPEEITASPVAQAAPRPAPVVQSGIQQGGSAAKPSAGAPGPVAVRPEDRSWSAFFRFCKQRQDISPAFAGMLRTVSGEYADNVLALTPGSEFCAERLRSPETAELLAALVAGYFGEGTAITLLPPPRVKTAAEIKEAVRRHPAVNLLEKEMGARLIDYGQQG comes from the coding sequence ATGAACCATGCCAATTTAACGGCCCGGTACCGGCCGCAGAAATTTTCCGAACTTGCCGGACAGGAAACGGTACGGGCCATTTTGTCCCGCGCCGCCGCGGAAAACAGCGTGGCTCCGGCCTATCTTTTCAGCGGCACGCGCGGGGTGGGCAAGACTACCGTGGCCCGCGTCTTCGCCAAAGCGCTCAACTGCGCGCACGCCCCGGCGGCGGAACCGTGCAACGAATGCGAAAACTGCCGCCAGATCACCCTGGGCACCGCCGTGGACGTGGTGGAAATCGACGGCGCCTCCAACCGGGGCATCGACGACGTGCGCAAGCTCAAGGAAGTCGTGGGGTACGCGCCCATGCAGGGCCGTTACAAGATTTTCATCATCGACGAAGCGCACATGCTCTCCCGCGACGCGTTCAACGCGCTCCTGAAAACCCTGGAAGAGCCCCCGGCCAACGTCACCTTCATCCTGGCCACCACGGAGCCGCACAAGTTCCCGGCAACCATCATCAGCCGCTGCCAGCACTACGTGTTCAAGCGCCTGCCGGAAAACGGGCTGGAAGAGCATCTTTCCTCGGTTCTCACAAAAGAAGGCGTTCCTTTTGAGGAAGGCGCCGTCCGGCTGCTCGCCCGCAGGGCCGCCGGCAGCGTGCGCGACGCCATGTCTTTACTGGGCCAGGTCCTGGCGCTGGGCGGGGAGACCCTGACCGAAAAGGATACCCGCATGGTGCTCGGCCTTGCCGGGCAGGAACTGTTCTTCACCCTGTTCCGCACCCTGCGCGGCGGCAACAGCGCCGAGCTTACCGCCATGGTGGGGGAGATGCTCGATTCCGGCCTGGACCTCGGGTTTTTCCTGCGGGAGATGGCCTTATGCTGGCGGAACATGTTTATCCTGCGCCAGTCGGGCGATGCCGCCGCCGCCATCCTGGACATCCCGGCCAAGGAAGCGGACCGCTGGAAGGAAGAGGCCGCGTCCTTTGACCTCGCCCATATCCACGCCGCCTGGCAGATGACCATCGACGGTCAGCGCCGGGTGCTCACCAGCCTGGAACCGGCCCTCGCCCTTGAGCTCTTGCTCTGTAACATCGCCATGCTGCCCCGGCTTCTGCCGCTGGAAGGCGTCGCCCGCATGGGCCGCTCCGGCCAGCTGCCCGATTCGGGCGCGGGTCCGGGCGCGGCTTCCGGCCCGTCCACGGGACAAGGCGCGGGACAAGGCGCGGGCCAGGGCACGGGCCGGGGCACGCCGCCCCCGCCCTCTGGAATAGGCGCGGCTCAAGCCCAAACGGACGCACCCCAACGGATGGAGGCCTCTAAGGCCCAGGCTGCCCGGGAGGAAGCCTCCGGCCCTTTTGACGCGGGGCCGGGTTTCCAGGCGGAGCCGAATTTCCAGGCGGAGCCTAATTTCGAGGACGAGGCCTACCTCGCGGGCATGGCGGAAGATCTGCCGCCCGACCAGGATGGTGCCGAGCCGGACTTCGCCGAATTCGCCGGGCCCGAAGAAATCACGGCATCGCCGGTGGCACAAGCCGCGCCCCGGCCCGCGCCGGTCGTACAATCGGGCATACAACAGGGCGGATCAGCGGCCAAACCATCAGCCGGTGCGCCGGGCCCGGTCGCCGTGAGGCCTGAGGACCGTTCCTGGTCGGCGTTTTTCCGGTTCTGCAAGCAGCGCCAGGATATTTCCCCCGCCTTTGCGGGCATGCTCCGCACCGTCAGCGGGGAATATGCGGACAACGTTCTGGCGCTCACGCCCGGCAGCGAATTCTGCGCCGAGCGGTTGCGGTCCCCGGAAACGGCGGAGTTGCTGGCCGCCCTGGTCGCCGGGTATTTCGGCGAGGGCACGGCCATTACGCTTCTGCCCCCGCCGCGCGTGAAAACAGCCGCCGAAATAAAAGAAGCCGTGCGCCGGCATCCGGCCGTGAACCTGCTGGAAAAGGAAATGGGCGCCCGCCTCATCGACTACGGCCAGCAGGGGTGA
- the ybaB gene encoding conserved hypothetical protein (Evidence 4 : Homologs of previously reported genes of unknown function; PubMedId : 15322138, 1698765, 2674903), with protein sequence MFGMDIMKQVQQMQEKMAKLQDELGAKVLTGSSGGGMVTVTCNGKQELLSVRIDKTLLDDSDSSMLEDLVLTAVNDALRQSRDLMGNEMRALTGGISIPGIS encoded by the coding sequence ATGTTCGGAATGGATATTATGAAACAGGTCCAGCAGATGCAGGAAAAAATGGCCAAACTCCAGGACGAGCTGGGCGCGAAAGTGCTGACCGGCTCCAGCGGCGGCGGCATGGTCACGGTGACCTGCAACGGCAAACAGGAACTGCTCTCCGTCCGCATCGACAAAACCCTGCTGGACGATTCCGACAGCTCCATGCTGGAAGACCTGGTCCTGACGGCGGTGAACGACGCCTTGCGCCAGTCGCGCGACCTGATGGGCAACGAAATGCGCGCCCTGACCGGCGGCATCAGCATCCCCGGCATTTCCTGA
- the recR gene encoding Recombination protein RecR gives MSSRLPQPLADVVGQIAGLPGLGPKSALRIAMTFLKWPEAQTRSLGRAIHDLRDNLHLCSLCGALTDSDPCPICSDPGRAPETLCLVSDWDSMLTLEDGAFYKGLYLILGGLLAPLDNITPDTLEMDRLEDRLAQGVVTELILALGTRLEAETTASFIRNRINAKFPHITVTRLAQGIPLGAEVRFMDRETLRQSLAYRQKV, from the coding sequence ATGAGCAGCCGCCTTCCCCAACCCCTGGCCGACGTGGTGGGCCAGATCGCAGGGCTTCCCGGCCTGGGGCCGAAGTCCGCCCTGCGTATCGCCATGACCTTCCTGAAATGGCCGGAAGCGCAGACCAGAAGCCTTGGCCGCGCCATCCACGACCTGCGGGACAACCTCCACCTGTGCTCCCTCTGCGGCGCGCTCACGGATTCCGACCCCTGCCCCATCTGTTCCGACCCCGGCCGCGCGCCGGAAACGCTCTGCCTGGTCTCGGACTGGGACAGCATGCTGACCCTTGAGGACGGCGCGTTTTACAAAGGGTTGTACCTCATCCTCGGCGGCCTGCTGGCCCCGCTGGACAACATCACCCCGGACACCCTGGAAATGGACCGGCTGGAAGACCGCCTGGCCCAAGGGGTTGTCACGGAACTCATCCTGGCGCTCGGCACGCGGCTGGAGGCGGAAACCACCGCTTCCTTCATCCGCAACCGGATCAACGCGAAGTTCCCCCACATCACCGTAACCCGCCTGGCCCAGGGCATTCCCCTCGGGGCCGAGGTCCGCTTCATGGACCGGGAAACGTTGCGCCAGTCCCTGGCTTACAGGCAGAAGGTGTAG
- a CDS encoding conserved hypothetical protein (Evidence 4 : Homologs of previously reported genes of unknown function) → MRTVVAIPPMPRMTGGIAVFYQIAARLRELGREVVLTGDADAPGLKEQADDGFAVLPWDAVWDAASGRKGAPFLRETDILFIAEGWPNMMAPALAAKARTLVYAQNWAYVFSALPEGASWDKLPATFLAVSHPVARFVEDMAKLPLAGVVRPAIDGSRFRPEPRDTAKTVRIAWMPRKNKALAEQIMQIAGAMDKGGKPRLEWVEIRNMTPGEVAQTLASCHIFLATGFPEGCPLPPLEAMASGCLVVGFSGFGGWDYMRQAEPGRYTPRIEPRPVPWTGNGLFAADGDVVEASFLLAHAVRLVRENAPEYAAIRGQALKTAAGYSAGAQREEVRAVWDALEKQRS, encoded by the coding sequence ATGCGCACGGTCGTCGCCATTCCTCCCATGCCCCGGATGACGGGCGGCATCGCGGTTTTTTACCAGATCGCGGCACGGCTGCGCGAGCTGGGCCGGGAGGTCGTGCTGACGGGCGATGCCGACGCGCCCGGCCTCAAGGAGCAGGCGGACGACGGTTTCGCCGTGCTGCCCTGGGATGCCGTATGGGACGCGGCTTCCGGGCGGAAGGGCGCCCCGTTCCTGCGGGAAACGGACATCCTTTTTATCGCCGAGGGCTGGCCCAACATGATGGCCCCGGCCCTGGCGGCCAAGGCCCGGACGCTTGTGTACGCGCAGAACTGGGCCTACGTGTTTTCCGCCCTGCCCGAGGGCGCGTCCTGGGACAAGCTGCCCGCGACGTTCCTCGCGGTCTCGCATCCCGTGGCCCGGTTCGTGGAGGATATGGCCAAACTCCCGCTGGCGGGCGTCGTGCGCCCGGCCATCGACGGCTCCCGTTTCCGCCCGGAACCGCGCGATACGGCCAAAACCGTGCGTATCGCCTGGATGCCCCGCAAGAACAAGGCTCTCGCCGAGCAGATCATGCAGATCGCGGGAGCCATGGACAAGGGCGGCAAGCCTCGCCTGGAGTGGGTGGAAATCCGCAACATGACGCCCGGCGAGGTGGCGCAAACCTTGGCTTCCTGCCATATTTTCCTCGCAACCGGCTTTCCCGAGGGCTGCCCGCTCCCGCCGCTGGAAGCCATGGCTTCCGGCTGTCTGGTGGTCGGGTTTTCCGGGTTCGGCGGGTGGGATTACATGCGCCAGGCCGAGCCCGGCCGGTACACCCCGCGCATCGAACCGCGCCCGGTGCCGTGGACCGGCAACGGCCTGTTCGCCGCCGACGGCGACGTGGTGGAAGCGTCCTTCCTCCTGGCCCACGCCGTGCGCCTGGTCCGCGAGAACGCGCCGGAATACGCCGCCATCCGCGGGCAGGCGCTTAAAACCGCCGCCGGGTATTCCGCCGGCGCACAGCGCGAGGAAGTCCGCGCCGTCTGGGACGCGCTGGAGAAACAACGCTCATGA
- a CDS encoding Hydrolase, TatD family, translating to MSKHKHGAPAVAPESLHMPLTGADSHAHLDMRHFEDNEVTAVLERAAAAGVASIGNVFLGTTAWETGKARFANHPGVFFLLGIHPTDAMEYTPAEKEAMIRAFAMDSRLRAVGEIGLDFYWKDCPPEVQIPAFIDQLHLARDLKKPVVIHSRDAYDATLKILRDEGFHGYPLLWHCFGGTRDQAQYLVDAGWHISIPGPVTFPANTALREALAVIPKDRLLAETDCPYLAPMPYRGKRNEPAYTVFTVSAMAEALGEDPKELWTRCGNNTRKFFGVA from the coding sequence ATGAGCAAGCACAAGCACGGCGCCCCGGCCGTTGCCCCGGAGTCGCTGCACATGCCCCTGACCGGGGCGGATTCCCACGCGCATCTGGATATGCGTCATTTCGAAGACAACGAGGTTACCGCCGTCCTGGAACGCGCCGCGGCCGCCGGGGTAGCGAGCATCGGCAACGTGTTTCTCGGCACAACGGCCTGGGAAACGGGCAAAGCGCGGTTCGCAAACCATCCCGGCGTGTTCTTTCTGCTGGGCATCCATCCCACGGACGCCATGGAGTACACCCCCGCCGAGAAGGAAGCGATGATCCGCGCCTTTGCGATGGATTCCCGGTTGCGGGCCGTCGGGGAGATCGGTCTGGATTTCTACTGGAAAGACTGCCCGCCCGAAGTGCAGATCCCGGCCTTCATCGACCAGCTGCATCTGGCGCGCGACCTGAAAAAGCCCGTGGTCATCCATTCCCGCGACGCGTACGACGCCACCCTGAAAATCCTGCGCGACGAGGGGTTCCACGGGTATCCTCTGCTCTGGCACTGTTTCGGCGGCACGCGGGATCAGGCCCAGTATCTTGTCGACGCGGGCTGGCACATTTCCATCCCCGGCCCGGTTACCTTCCCGGCCAACACCGCCTTGCGCGAAGCTCTCGCGGTCATCCCCAAGGACAGGCTCCTGGCCGAGACCGATTGCCCCTACCTTGCGCCCATGCCCTACCGGGGCAAGCGGAACGAGCCCGCCTACACCGTGTTCACCGTCAGCGCCATGGCCGAGGCGTTGGGCGAGGACCCCAAAGAGCTTTGGACCCGGTGCGGGAACAACACCCGTAAATTTTTCGGGGTTGCATAA
- a CDS encoding CoA-disulfide reductase, with protein sequence MSLHVVVVGGVALGPKAACRFMRLMPEGTVTLIDQTDRISYGGCGIPFFVSGEVSRVEDLRSTPYGVVRDKDFFFRYKGVNVLTRSKVIGIDRDRKRVRMQDLDTIEVREIAYDRLVLATGSRAKMPPIPGIDLLGVTAAATLDDAERIKTAVAQGKVNAAVVVGGGFIGLEMAVALADLWGLPVSVVEFAEHILPSNVSPLLATMATQDLKKSGVDVFCSEKVLRLEGENGQVKRVVTDKRTIEADLVIMSVGVSPETALAKEAGLEMTENGLILVDEHMRTSDPSIYSGGDCAAVANLVTGEPGWFALGSQANRQGRVIGTNLAGGDATFPGAVGAWGVKLFSQSVSGAGLTLAQAKKAGFDAMSVHVEQVDRAHFYPDHAMMALELIVDRPTRRVLGIQGMAESGDALVGRINAVVPYLGAKGTVADISNLEVVYSPPFASAMDVLNVVGNVAENALEGRSRTMDVDEFALLWDKRASGDACFLDVRDPVSAETLALAYPGEWKNVPQDMLRDRLNELPADTPLVLVCNTGLRAFEAQRVLDSLGRKDTRAVAGGLVAVGRAGHAMTK encoded by the coding sequence ATGTCATTGCATGTTGTTGTTGTCGGCGGCGTGGCCCTTGGGCCCAAAGCGGCCTGCCGGTTTATGCGCCTGATGCCCGAAGGCACGGTGACCCTCATCGACCAGACGGACAGAATTTCCTATGGCGGTTGCGGCATCCCCTTTTTCGTCTCCGGCGAGGTCAGCCGGGTGGAAGACCTGCGGTCCACACCCTACGGCGTGGTGCGCGATAAAGATTTCTTCTTCCGCTACAAGGGGGTGAACGTGCTCACGCGCAGCAAGGTCATCGGCATCGACCGGGACAGGAAACGCGTGCGCATGCAGGACCTGGACACCATTGAAGTCCGCGAAATAGCTTATGACAGGCTGGTTCTGGCAACAGGCAGCCGCGCGAAAATGCCCCCCATCCCCGGCATCGACCTCCTCGGCGTGACAGCCGCCGCCACCCTGGACGACGCCGAACGCATCAAAACCGCCGTGGCCCAGGGCAAGGTCAACGCGGCCGTCGTGGTCGGCGGCGGGTTCATCGGGCTGGAAATGGCCGTGGCCCTCGCGGACCTCTGGGGCCTGCCGGTCTCCGTGGTGGAATTCGCGGAGCATATCCTGCCGTCCAACGTCTCCCCCCTGCTCGCCACCATGGCCACGCAGGACCTCAAGAAAAGCGGCGTCGACGTTTTCTGCTCGGAAAAAGTCCTGCGGCTGGAAGGCGAAAACGGCCAGGTGAAGCGCGTCGTTACCGATAAGCGTACGATTGAGGCCGATCTGGTCATCATGTCCGTGGGCGTTTCCCCGGAAACCGCGCTGGCCAAAGAAGCCGGGCTGGAAATGACGGAAAACGGCCTGATCCTCGTGGACGAGCACATGCGCACCTCGGACCCCTCCATCTACAGCGGCGGGGACTGCGCGGCCGTCGCCAACCTGGTGACCGGCGAGCCCGGCTGGTTTGCGCTGGGGTCCCAGGCCAACCGGCAGGGCCGGGTTATCGGCACCAACCTCGCGGGCGGCGACGCCACTTTCCCCGGCGCGGTCGGGGCCTGGGGGGTGAAGCTCTTTTCCCAGTCCGTCTCGGGCGCGGGGCTCACGCTGGCCCAGGCCAAGAAGGCCGGGTTCGACGCCATGTCCGTGCACGTGGAGCAGGTGGACCGGGCGCATTTCTACCCGGATCACGCCATGATGGCGCTTGAACTGATTGTGGACCGGCCGACGCGCCGCGTTCTGGGCATCCAGGGCATGGCGGAATCGGGCGACGCGCTGGTGGGCCGCATCAACGCCGTGGTGCCGTATCTCGGCGCCAAGGGCACGGTGGCGGACATCAGCAACCTGGAAGTGGTTTATTCCCCGCCCTTCGCCTCTGCCATGGACGTTCTCAACGTGGTGGGGAACGTGGCGGAAAACGCCCTGGAAGGCCGCAGCCGGACCATGGATGTGGACGAGTTCGCGCTTCTGTGGGATAAGCGGGCGAGCGGCGACGCCTGCTTCCTGGACGTGCGCGACCCCGTCAGCGCGGAAACCCTGGCGCTCGCCTACCCCGGCGAATGGAAGAACGTGCCGCAGGACATGTTGCGGGACAGGCTTAACGAACTGCCCGCGGATACGCCGCTCGTGCTGGTCTGCAACACGGGCCTGCGCGCCTTTGAGGCCCAGCGGGTGCTGGATTCCCTGGGCCGCAAGGATACGCGCGCCGTTGCCGGCGGGCTTGTGGCCGTGGGCCGGGCCGGGCACGCAATGACGAAGTAA